The DNA window GAGGCTGTGTGCATTTCCTCAACATTTCTGGACTGTTCTTATGTCCAGCATTTTGTCACTGGGTGCCTGACAGGCCTTATTTGTGTCAATCAGTCTGCCGTAGAACATCATTGTACTTTACTTTAGAAGAATAACTGCCGAAGCTCAACAAAAATCAAACAGTGATgatttctctgtgtttgtgcaccACACTGTGGTTAATCTCCAGGCAAAGCATCAACACTGATCCATGACTCACTGTGTTCGAGACCAATTCCTCCCCTATTATAAGTATTCATATATAATATGTCAGACGTGTTATCTTTCAAAATGAAGAAGCAGGCTGGTGAGAGTTCAAAGCAACGTttcatcaggtttttttttcctgactgTTTAGCATTTGACAGGCTGCCTGCtgggattttattttcagacagGTTTATGAACAGTGTTACCACtgcctgtgcatgtgagtgtgtgtgtgtgtgtgtgtgtgtgcttagtcTTTCACCATGGTTTGCTGCTCTGTGATAATCCTGGCTTTGTGTCTTGCTGTCCTTGGTGCTGAATCACCCAGccataattaaaatgtgcagTGCTCATGGAGAAGGTGGCGTGAAGCTCTTGGGAGATCAGGGTTTTGggttgagagggggagagggtgcagGAAGAGGGAGGGTGGTGATCACTTGTCAACTGTATGTGGTGTTGCACAGCAAACCCCAAAGGACGGCATGAGTCTCCCGGCTATTATCATGAGAAATGTTGCTTCCTCCGACTAGGAAATGACATAATCTCTGTACTCACTCGCCTCTCTAGTACAGGCTTGCCATGTTTGCAGAAATTTAGCAATAATTCTGACGACTAGGTACACAAATTAAAACTCTCTTCCTCACTCAACCTTCCAGACTAAACTTCTCACACAGTACGTCCTCAACCTGGCCAAGTATGACCAGAACTATGACATCAGGGACCGGGCACGTTTCATCCGCCAGCTCATCGTACCCACGGACAAGAGCGGCGTCCTCAGTAAATACGCCAAGAAGCTGTTCCTGGCCCTGAAGCCGGCACCTGTCCTCGAGTCTCCGTTCAAAGGTATGTGAGGGATTCGCTTTTGTGTTGTTAATACTCAATTCATGCTTGGAAGCATATGCCATCCTACACTTGCTCAGCTCTCCTTCAATGCTTGTTGATTCATGCAAAGGCAATGAAAGCAAGATAGTACAGTGATCATGATCATCATCCAAAGGCATGCCAGTTAGGTactgcagatgaaaatgagctcattagctaactctggcacatttacattgatgtggaaaatgttgattaatgtgcactgtccccaGTAAAAATGTATCATTAGACTGTGAATTGAATTGTAAATAATCTATTGGTACTGTGTTTCATGAGAAGGATCATTTGTAACACAGCAGTGAATGGAGCACCTCCTGTGTCGTATGTTTGTTTTGTAGACAGAGACCACTTCCAGTTgggctctctctcccatctGCTCAATGCTAAGGCTGGGGGCTACCAGGAGCTCCCTGACTGGCCCGAGGCAGCTCCAGACCCCTCCGTGCGCAACGTGGAGGTGAAGGATACTGTGCGTGCGGTGGAAACAGTAATAGGCAGAGATAGGGACCGAAGTGGACGGTCTGTCGGCTGTCCTATACGAGGGCAGTGCAGGAACACCAGTCTCTACCTCCAGACTGCTGCCTTACCAGTCATCAGCATAACATTGAACCCCATTGTCATGTACATCTCCAGTGCTCATTAATGCCCTTTGGCCTTCTTGTAGGTCCAAAGGGGCGCTACCTAATAATGATGCTCGTCTGTCCGGGCCAGACAGCCACAAGACACCCAGTGTGCTGAGATTACTGCTACCATTTTAGTCGAAAGAGTCACCTTCCAGTGTTGTAATTTATATGTGCACAGTGTCCATGGTAACATACAGGAGCACTGTTATGCTTATGAAATGAGATAATGCAGGTTTACTGGGTTTGGTTGTCACGACTGGAACCACTTACTACTCCAGCAGTTCCTCCCTGATTTGCTACAGTCTTACCACCGGCTACAGCCATCCATGCCAGAACATGTCATCAGTTCCCCCAAAAACCCACACCACCTTGCCCCCAACTGCTCTGTCCACTATAGGACAGCACCCTCAGATCAGTCCACCCATATCTGAAACCTGCACCTTTTTGCAAAAATGGCACATGAGATAGGCAGTGGCAACACCACGCCTGATCTGTAGTTTTGCTTGTCCTATCCCCCATGtgccattttgttcatttttcgaTGTGATGTATCGAGGGCCACAATTAAATCAAAACTGTCATGTGCACTGCTAagtaaaaatatacataagaACAAAGCTACAGGGCTACTGGGTGGCAGGTCCTGTACAGTGCATAGCATGCTGTGCCAGACTGTGGCTGGAATAATAAGTTAAGGTTTAGAGGGGTTTTGGGAGTGTAAGGGCCATACTTACTTACAGTGGCCTGAGATTACTGCCACCCATTTATTCAACCGGGATCTGATCTCTAGCGCCACATGCTGGTGGATCAGGCACCAGTGGTTTGCTTGCTAATGCTGAAGACATGATGTGTCGTCCTAcaactcatgtctgtgcaagctGTATACAATTGAGCATTCCAAATTTGGTAGAAATGGGGAGGtaacatgaacatgaaaaaaacataaatactaCATGATAAATACTACTTGAAATTATTGCCTTGGATCTCCCTACTGACACAAGGCCTGCAAGGTTCCAAAACTTGCAATTGAGAAGTGCCTTACAGTTTTGATTGGGGGTGTGGCTCTGGATTTTGATGTCTGTATTGCGAGTTTTCATTTCTTCCATCCATATGTGCTGTTGTCTCATTCATGACAGATGCAGACTCTCCCCCCCAGCGAGGGCAGGAGACATATGACAGTCTGATGACACAtcctgtttgtctctctcttaAGCCCTCCCTCAGCCCCACAGTGCTCCTTTCTGACTGTGTCTCTCTTTGCCCTGGTCCGCAGCTAGAGGAAGTCATTTCGACCAGCGAGGGGCGGATCGGCTTGCTAGGAGACTGGCGAGAGGTGCCCCTaagagtgcagtgtgtttttTCTGCTCTCTTCTTATACCACGGCTGGAGGAGCAGGCTAGCCCATAACTTAGACATAATATACGGGAAATCATCCATACTCAAGAGCCGCATCTCTAGACTTATTTCAATTAAAGTTAAACGTGGCATTTATCCTCAAAGATGTTTGTATGGTGTCTATAGACTCACGTGATCATTTAGCAGACATGCACTCTCATCTTGAGTGATTTGTAGCAATATGTGATTAGATGATTTCAGACTAAGAAGTGGAAGACATGGTTAGAAAAATTCCAAGCCAAAGTGAACCCTTTAAGCCGTCACCCAGAATGTGTCCTATTAATTTTATTCAAACATAGTCAATTGAAATTCAACCAGGCAGATAATTATGGAAACATGGACTGCAAATTTCCAAGTGGCAGGTGGCATATAACTGCTTAAATTCCACTAGGCTTAGAAAAGGAAGAATAAAAACATCACAAGGGCATTGTCAATAGTAGTAGCAGACATCTCAGAGGAAATCAGTATTCAAGCCCTAATCTGAAATTTTACATCCAAGAGACTAGATTTCCCATTCAGTTTGAACTATAATGAGAACTGACGGAGCAGGTAGAACACAGTTAGAAGAGGGAGACTGATGTGTCTTCAGAAAACAAAAGAGGCCAACTGATAACTGATATCAGACATGTAATTGGTGGGAAAATCTTGTTTCAGCACCATTTGCTGTTCCTTTAACAGTCATTGCAGGGCTAAACTGTATTGATTGGGATAGTTGTCAGTGGTTATTAGATAAATTAAGATGTTAGTTAAGTGAACTCTAGACACAGAAGACAAGAGACTTTGTACATTTAGGCATATATCAGTGTTTCAGACATATTTTGCTTGTGAAAGTATGGCTATTTAAATTTCTCTATTGATTATGACAATAGATTGGATTCTGAATTACTCCCTTGGTAGGTTCATGATGCTCGCATTGGTTAGTGTTCTGAGTGGGCTTTGTGTTTAGCTTCAGTCAGTGTTAGTTAGACGCTAGCTCAGTAGAGTAGTTATTGGAACCTTCTGTTTGCTGTGGTGTGCTGTGGTACTGCCCTTGCTTATCATTCAGATATCTGTTATTTTCAGATCTACTAACTCACATCCTCTCAGCATCTGGAGATTCATTCCATCAGTGTTGCACTTTCATTGCTAATCACGTAGGCTCATGTAGAACTGTGAGACTGTATGCACTCCTTATATTGTTTGATAATTGTTTTATTGATAGAAAAGGGCCTTTCATATACCATAATTGAAGTAATATgataatgaaatattataaaatatcttACAGCACATTggaaaatacatacattttcttaTTCAATTGTTCTTGACGGCACATCGAAAGTTGACGTCCCCTCGAGTTTCTAAtatgttgtactgtatgtggatcTAGTCAATCTCACTGGTATTTATTGATTGCGATTGTGTAAATGGATCTCTTGGAAAGTGCGACGCAGATGCTTTTCTGTACTTGTGAGTTTTCTTTGACTTCTCATTTCACCTCCATGCCACTCTTTTCTTTCCCGTCGGCAGGTTATTGTGCTGCTCGAAAGAGTCACAGCCTTAACCAGCGTGAGTCAGTCAGAGACAAAGAGCCAGCCTCTTTGAGACATGACCCGTAGCACCAAACCCAGTGTAGTAACTGTACTGTGTCTAGCTCAGTTTACATTGTCTACCTCAGCACCCTCTTTATTTTCAACTATTAAAGAGCTGATTCCTTGAAAGTATGTAGTGtctgaagaaaatattttttgttttaatgtctGTTTAAGCTATTTTTGTCCACTATACGTACTTTGACatgaaaaagaaatataaaagaTTAGCCATATAAATGTTTCCATGTTACATAATAATAGGTTTGctttgaatatacagtacattttctctGAAATATCAGAAAATATTTGATACTCTTCAAGGACACCAACTCTTTAATGGAGCTCCATTATGAAaccctgataaaaaaaaagcacagaacTGGCCATGAAAGCTTCGCCCTGCTGCTTTTCACATGCTTCACGTGTGGTTTAGCTGTGCCCACCGGCGCAATCCTGTAAGCCCTCAGATGCACGGATCAGAAATCAAAGCAGATCTCTGTTACGCCATAAAAGATTGCATCAACAACTCGGAGAGGAATTGGGAGGAATACAATTCCAAGTGTCCGAGGGGCAGTTATCATTCCAGCCCTGGGGGTCAGGCATTCATGGCCGCTGTACGCCTCCTGCTTCTCTGGTATGCTGCCTGCATGCTGCTGGGTTTGTTTGTGGGAGTGACGGTGGCCTTGCCTGTCTGTAGGTTCCCGAGTGGACAAAGTGCAGCAGCcgggagaagaggaaggagaagaaggTGGAGAAGCCCTTCTATTCTGACTCAGGTGGAGAGTCTGGGCCCACAGAGTCTGCAGACAGCGGTAATCCGCAATTATCTATCACtccacacacagttacacacacacacacactcgtacacacactccacacacagttactgcttttatttatgtccacacacacacacagacatacacacacgcacgcacacggagacacacacacacacacacacacacacacacactcgtacacacattccacacacagttactgcttttatttatgtccacacacgcacacacacacacacacacatgcacacgcacgcacacagacacacacacacacacacacacacacacgcacacacacacacgtacacatagaAAAACCCTGACGTGTCCAGAGCAGTGTCTCCCCAGACTTATTCACTGAAAAACCAAGAAGTAAACATGTAACATAAGTGCATAGAGAACGGTTTAAGACACAAAAGCAGAATTGGTAAGGTTTTTCTTACTTTTCTAATCGCAATTATCTGACATGTTACTTTTCTCTTGCTATCAGCGCAGACCTGCACCAATCAATCCTGCATCAATTTTCCTTAATCTAACATCTGTAAATACTGCAATAAAGCCTTTCATATCTCCAGCAACATTGACAGAACGCGCTTTGATAAACATTTCATATAATCATTAGTATTGAAGGAGTCTTGTGTCTGTATTTTTGAGAAGCATGTGAATACAGAACCAAACATCTTGCTCTGTGGTCACTGTGAGTCAGATGTCCCCTCACAgaatgatttgcactttgttgtacgtcgctctggataagagcgtctgctaaatgccacgtaatgtaatgtaatgtaatgtaaaaaggctgtagagacagggtgtgttttgtgtgtgtggaagtacGCCTCGCCCTCCTGGTTAAGCTGGGCGGTACCTGTGCCCTCCCCCTCAGAGTCGGACATGGCCAGCGGGTCAGAGAGCGGCAGTGAGAGCGGCAGTGAGGAGAGCGGCTCTGAATCCGGGAGCGAGGAGAGCGAAGAGGAGTCGGAgtcagagaaagaggagaagaagaagaagaagaaggtagACAAGAGCAAAGTCAAGAAAGCTGCACCGGAGAGCGCAGAGAGGTGAGTGGTACCTGGCGACTCTACAAGGCTTCACAGGCCCTGTTGAGTTGTGCGAGTGAACAGAGCTCACgatgagtcaggacctcagctTAAAATCTATGTACGTATGTAAGGCTGCATCTCTTACAACACCGTGCCCTCCCTGTTAATCCACATTAAGGATATTGATGTGCTTTGCCCAGAGGGAGGCCCCCTACTGGCCATACTGGCTTCCAGCAACAACCTAATTTTCCCAAAAGACCTTTCAACCAAGAACTAACCCTCCACTGCTTTGTGTAGCATTCGACACCAGGTAGAAATAAATTGTGGGTGGTTTCTGTTAGTCAAAGCTTGTTTAACAAGCAAGATAAATTATTGATTCACATTGTAACAGCCAACATATCTATAACCTGAAGCAGTTTGAAAGATCTTCCAAAGTACAAATAAATACTATATACTGTTCCTGTAGGCAGCAGCTCCTAACAGGTAACTGAACGACGAAAACTCGATTCATATGGCTCTGCACATTACACTGTGATAGTCTCTCGGCTCTTTATGCGAACAGATTTGACTCATCTGATTCTCCCTCCACAGCGAGCAGAGCagtggggaggagaggaagcCTGTGAAGAAGAGCAAAGAGCCCCGGAGTGCATCagagtctgagtctgaggaggaggaggagagctcGTCTGAAAGCAGCGAGTCTGAGTCCGAGTCCGAGCCGGAGTCAGAGTCTGACACGGACACAAAGCGGAAGAAGAAGGTGGGGTGTACATTCTGGGAGCATACATATTTGAAAACTTTCCTGGGCCTTCagtaacatttgtatttttccacCCACGGTGTTTACCCCATTCCtggtcaattttacattgtgacATGATGTCAGGAGGCTTGTCAGGAACTGTTCATGTCATGCACACttatttaaaaaactgtttctAATGTCAACTTTTCTGGTTCCCTTTCCTTGGCTTGGCTTGACATTTGAAGACAATTGTCTTCTTTGATTTTGATGTTGCTCATTTTCCAGATCAGTTCATCCAAACCACCTCCGAAGCAAcccaaaaaagagaagaaagagatgTCCCTTCTTGATCTGGATGACTGTATGtgcacatttttaaacagaAGTTGAGAATTCAATTGTGGAATGCATATTTCAGATTGTCATTTTCATTATAATTAGAGGGATATTTACACACAAACCCATAGAATTGGATGTGAAATAATGACTGTAGAACAGTACTATTGATGAACAATAGGAAATGCAAGTTCTGGTCACTGTTCTGCTGGCTAACACTGTGTGATTAATTTATTTGGTCTTTGTCATTCAGTCGACCCCACCCCATCGCCTCAGGTCACCCCGGTCAATAACTTCCTCTCCAGCAGCCTGGTGACAGACCTAGAGGGGCTGTCGCTGACGGACTCGGCCCTGTCCCCTGTGGTAGGTGACTCATGCTGCAACATCACCCACGATGCTGCGCTTCCCCTTTAACAGACCAATTCCCACCTGTGACTGGCCCATTCAGGCTGCATTTTGACACTTTGActttcacacactttcactcatTCTaattcttttaattatttttatatggaTGCAGATGCTTGAAAGCGCTGCCTGTTTAAAATTCAGGGAGGCGTGTTGATACGCCCGAGAAACGAGGCAGTGAGGGCCTCTGAGTGAATGAagagataaaaatgtaatggtcCTCCGGATTGTTCCGCCAGGAGGTGTTCCTGAAGGTTTGTGACCCGCAATgggtctgtgtgctgtgcagaAAAAGCACCGCAAAAACAATAGCACATTACAGACCACTGAAGAATGCTGAAGATAGTAGATGAAAAACTGATGAGACGCACCCATTGCGTGTGCTCTTGTGTACTGTTCCTATCATTTAGAGGGCATGCTGCTCGATGGCTGCACTGCCCAGCCCCCAACGTGCTAATGTCCTCCAGAAATGACCCACCGATCCCTGTGGCTGCGGACCACCAACACTGTATTTTAACATCTTTATCCAGCAGCTACTACCAGCTGCAAATCAATGGCAATCTACCACacatatgattttttttgtctggagTGAATTACAATGTATGAACCACAAAAggtccattttattttgaagtatAAAATAAGTAATGTATTAAACATGAGGAAAAACATATTGCTCCTTCACGTACTCCTGTTTGGGAACCCCATTTAAAAAgtgtaggcttgtgtgtgtattccagaaatttcatttctgagagtacCACCATATTTTGTTGATCGGTGTTGATACTGCATACTTTATTGATGTCTCCCTCTACTATAATGCTGTTTGCAGTGCACAAATAGAAAAGCAAAGATTCCAAACATAATGTACCATTACGATGGCAGTACATATGCACTCCCACAGTAGAATACAATGAGCATAGAATTATATACGAATAATggatgaaaatatttgaatggcACTCAGAGATGTCTACACCCACGCGCACAGGGCTAGCTCTCGACTGTGTGCGGAGCAAGCATTAGTAGCAAGGGAGAGGGCCTGACTTTCTGCAAGTCTTTGCTGAAACAACAGCACAAAGCatgttcttttttccttttctgtgtCACTCCTGTGTCACCATAACAAGCTGGCTttccatgtactgtacatggagGTGCTGTAAGCTACTGCAGATTCTCAAATAGTGGCCAGGGGCCTTTATTTACCTGAACAGATGAGAAAACCAGGCCTTATTGGAGGTGTAATTATTTCTAATTTGTCCTTTTTAGTATATtagtatattttataatattttagaACAATAATGTTTCATTTCTATTTATCCTATAAGGATTTACAGGTATATCTACTAGTTTACAGAAATACCCCTTCTGCGTGAGCTTCACTAGTGCACAGGTgtaataaatgcacacaatatTTTTAaggattttattaaaatatgaaaaacatccatAAGGAAATAGACAGAGCTGTCAGTGTCAGAGGGCATTTCTCCAGGAGAACAGCGGAAAGTGATTGTCTGGTCTTTAATGGCGGAGCGCCTCTGTGCCTCCTCTTCCTGCAGACCATCAGCCCCACGTCCAGCTCGGTGAAGACGTACGAACTGCTGCATCGCATCACGGGGGAGGGCCTGGCAGTGCAGTACTGCTTCAGTCGCCAGCCCTTCAGCCCCGACCCGCACATGGTGGCCGTGCAGATCCAGTTCACCAACAACACCGAGGCCGAGGCCAAGAACCTGTCCATCCAGGAGCCCAAGCTGCAGTCCGGCATGCGCATCAAGGAGTTCCCAGAGATCGGTCAGTCCAGCACACCCACCAAGGCTACtaagaaactattcaaaacCAACTTCTGACGCTATCACTGTCTTTGTCACCCATTGGTCAACTATGTATTTCTTCTCTTGTGAAGTGCGTTTCATTGAACGTATCTGCAATTGAGAAGGGAGACCATCGTTCCGCTGTGTTTTTGCACAAAGTGACTGAGGGcagacagaacacacagagatTATGCCTCAATGCCTCTCTAAATGCATTTACATAATTTGTGCCTAGAAATGAAAAGCCTGATGTGCTCTGTGTAGTAAAGTAGAAGCTGTTGAAGCAACATTATTGTCTGAGTGCTGGTGTGGGACGTGTGGAGAACATAATAATGCCCGAAATTCCTTCAAGAACAGTCAACATTTAATATCAGTGCGGATTACCTGTAGGGAAAATACCTTTCAGTAAATGCTAATAGTCATGCTGTATGTCTTAATGGTTGTCTTCATTGTTGTCTGATTGGGTGTGCTCGCCCTTGTCTCCTCTCTGTATTGCTGGTGATGCGCTCCTGCTTTCAGAAGTGTTGCCCCCGGGGGAGACCATCTCCGTGGTTATGGGCATCGATTTCTGCGATTCCACACAGGCAGCCAACTTTCAGCTCTGGTGAGGGCTTGCTCACTTCATACGGCTCTGCCACAGGCTACCGCAGCCATACTCTCGCACAGGAAGTCAGAGCAGTGACTAACTGAACGCATGTAGTGCACCTACCTGTCACACGCGCATTACAGAAAGTGACAAAAGGCAGGTAAACATCAAGTGATGAATCCCTTACAACGACAAATAAAATGTGGCCACTGTAAAAGTTCAGCTACGGGTTCCATTAAAAGGCAACCTGacactgtaatgtaaatggataTGTATTGGTATTGGTGGCAAAGCGACTGGACAGTGAGTaatctttttcccttttttccctgTGTCATGCCTCCCTCAGTACACACACTCGGAAGTTCTTTGTGTCGATCCAGCCCCCGGTGGGAGAGCTGCTGGTGCCCGTCTTCATGACTGAGAATGAGTTCAGGAAGGAGCAAGGTGAGAATGGCTCCTGCTGATGGAGCAGTAGGTCAATCAGACCTCGCAGATACTCCAATACCCTTCgtcttcctgtctcctgtcttgAACTGGGCCAAACACAAGGGAACAGATCATTTCTATGTCTGAACTAGCGTGAATGAGGTTCATATTAGCCTTTTTAATCATtactttttcttctttaaaaaaaatccacatCTAAAAAAAGAAGTTCTCTGTCATGAAAAGATCCAGTTAAATGTTTTGTATGTACCACTAGCTACTTCATTAATGGTCATCTTCATTCAGCCTCATACTCATGCAGTGTATTCAACTATTCATCAACAGATAAGTGGATCAAAAGACAAGCAAATTATTTAATAAGCATGCAACCCATGAAATGTTGTTACCTAATCCACTGATGATGACTCATGAAAACATTAAGGGAATCTTCCTATTTCATCCCGTTGCTGCATAATGAGCAGTGCTTGCATAATGGCTTGTCGCTAACAATGAGGAGGTGTTCAAATCAAGCTAATGTACCTTATTAAACCTTGTGTCATCTCCTTCGTTTTTTTCTACATACCGGTATATTCTGTCCAACTCCAATAGAGAAGCTATTACAGTTGAGTGTGGGTAAGTCTCTGACAGATCTGTTCCTCTCAGCTGTATGTGTGCCACCTGCcgtacccccccctccccccactcacAGACTTGAACCCTAATGTGTCCCCTTGCTTTCAGCTGaaaccccttcccctctctgtggTCTCTTTAAGTGCCTTGGTTACAGTTACTGTGCATCTTCTCCACACCAGCCATCTTGGGTGAACTGACTTGCATCAGAGCTTCTCACACAGATCGGCCGATGAAGGGAATGCCTCGCCCCACAGCGCTCCCACCACAACCTCCTCCACTAACCCTAATTTTAGAGTTCTATCGCACTGAGGCTCTCCCCCGAATGCCCAACGGGACGCTCCATTGGTCAGAAGCACTGCATTTGAGATCGTTTCACCATAACGCCTTTTGACTTTTCTTGCGAGACAGGGTGTAGCCTCACTTTCCAGCTGTGCCTTGAGCTCACCTCTCCTCAGCCATGCTTTCACACAGCTACGCTTCGCTGAGATAAGTTcgcacaaaggaacagagccctAATAATTACACAGGGGAGAATTGCTTGTTGCCCATTTTCCCTTATGTAATGAGAAAGGCCTTTTGGATACTGATCGACCAGGCATTCACGACATTTGATTGTTTCATTATTGTAAATACCACATCATATGCAAGATTTATAAACTTATTTTTGGCACAATTGGGGTGCAGCAAAGCTGTTGAACATGGAAACTGAGCTTAATATTACAAAAGGgtttggtatttgtgtgtgcttttgtgaaaTGCAGCTCAGCTGACCAGTACACCTGGCTGTGGAGATTGTAATTGCAGGAAGCTAGACTGCAGTGTGCATTTGTTTCTGTGACTGTGCAGGTCAGCTGATGGGCATGAATGAGATCACAGAACGGCTGAGCCTGGGTGAGAAGTGCCAGAGTGACCATGTAATCGTGCAAAGGGTTACCTCGGCTGCCAACCTCAGCCGGGTGCCCTGCGGCTCGGAGAAGGAGTGCAGGTGAGCGGCTACTGGATGATAAccatggtgtaaaatccagctaccagctgtttcaaaacatagcttcagctggtcaaaccatgttgagtatcgGGCTGgtcgaactggtcaaccagcgaccagctgtttcaaaacctagctcaagcTGTTTTTGTCTCTCTCAGATGGTACAGTCCCACATCCATACCAGTCATATCCACATGGCATATCCCATAGCAGGCATATCTAAGCACACGGTTATTGTTTTTACTACAGTCAAGAGGATGAGACatgttttgtgtaaaaaaaaagacatcaaaGATCATTTAGAGaaacattgttttaaatgtggCTCTTTTCTTCTATCaccttgtttcttttctttgtctTCATTTTCAACCTCTGATGCTTCTGACTTCTGATGTGAACTCagccttcctcttcctcttcctccttcctctcctccggtGCCCAGGTTTGCAGGGAAGACGGTGACTAGCGGCAGTCTGGTGCTGGTCACCGTGGTGACAAAGGAGGGATGTGCGGCCCAGCTCACAGTCAACTGTGAGAAGATGGTGATTGGCACGATGTTGGTGAAAGACATCCTCcaagctctgtctcagtgacaGACTGTCTCCATGACAGCAACTGTCTGCTTCAGCCCTTCAACTCACACCCTTCCTCCCACTCACACTGCTTCAGCCaagacacacctagttacccaGCAACCTCTAACAGTATCCTTCACCATAGCTATCCAGCAACCTATCGCTGCG is part of the Conger conger chromosome 15, fConCon1.1, whole genome shotgun sequence genome and encodes:
- the LOC133112023 gene encoding AP-3 complex subunit beta-2 isoform X9, with protein sequence MSASSAYDEKGGSSSVGEPEYGHDPASGGIFSSDYKRHDDLKEMLDSNKDSLKLEAMKRIVAMIARGKNASDLFPAVVKNVACKNIEVKKLVYVYLVRYAEEQQDLALLSISTFQRGLKDPNQLIRASALRVLSSIRVTIIVPIMMLAIKEAASDMSPYVRKTAAHAIPKLYSLDPEQKDQLIEVIEKLLADKTTLVAGSVVMAFEEVCPERIDLIHKNYRKLCNLLIDVEEWGQVVIINMLTRYARTQFLNPNMNESLLEESGEKAFYGSDEEDGKDEKAEVAALAKRKPYVMDPDHRLLLRNTKPLLQSRNAAVVMAVAQLYFHLAPKAEVGVIAKALVRLMRSHSEVQYVVLQNVATMTIKRRGMFEPHLKSFYIRSTDPTQIKVLKLEVLTNLANETNISTILREFQTYIKSMDKDFVAATIQAIGRCATNIGEVRDTCLNGLVLLLSNRDELVVAESVVVIKKLLQMQPEQHSDIIKHMAKLTDNIQVPMARASILWLIGEYCEHVPKIAPDVLRKMAKSFTNEEDIVKLQIINLAAKLYLTNSKQTKLLTQYVLNLAKYDQNYDIRDRARFIRQLIVPTDKSGVLSKYAKKLFLALKPAPVLESPFKDRDHFQLGSLSHLLNAKAGGYQELPDWPEAAPDPSVRNVEVKDTVPEWTKCSSREKRKEKKVEKPFYSDSGGESGPTESADSESDMASGSESGSESGSEESGSESGSEESEEESESEKEEKKKKKKVDKSKVKKAAPESAESEQSSGEERKPVKKSKEPRSASESESEEEEESSSESSESESESEPESESDTDTKRKKKISSSKPPPKQPKKEKKEMSLLDLDDFDPTPSPQVTPVNNFLSSSLVTDLEGLSLTDSALSPVTISPTSSSVKTYELLHRITGEGLAVQYCFSRQPFSPDPHMVAVQIQFTNNTEAEAKNLSIQEPKLQSGMRIKEFPEIEVLPPGETISVVMGIDFCDSTQAANFQLCTHTRKFFVSIQPPVGELLVPVFMTENEFRKEQGQLMGMNEITERLSLGEKCQSDHVIVQRVTSAANLSRVPCGSEKECRFAGKTVTSGSLVLVTVVTKEGCAAQLTVNCEKMVIGTMLVKDILQALSQ
- the LOC133112023 gene encoding AP-3 complex subunit beta-2 isoform X7; this translates as MSASSAYDEKGGSSSVGEPEYGHDPASGGIFSSDYKRHDDLKEMLDSNKDSLKLEAMKRIVAMIARGKNASDLFPAVVKNVACKNIEVKKLVYVYLVRYAEEQQDLALLSISTFQRGLKDPNQLIRASALRVLSSIRVTIIVPIMMLAIKEAASDMSPYVRKTAAHAIPKLYSLDPEQKDQLIEVIEKLLADKTTLVAGSVVMAFEEVCPERIDLIHKNYRKLCNLLIDVEEWGQVVIINMLTRYARTQFLNPNMNESLLEESGEKAFYGSDEEDGKDEKAEVAALAKRKPYVMDPDHRLLLRNTKPLLQSRNAAVVMAVAQLYFHLAPKAEVGVIAKALVRLMRSHSEVQYVVLQNVATMTIKRRGMFEPHLKSFYIRSTDPTQIKVLKLEVLTNLANETNISTILREFQTYIKSMDKDFVAATIQAIGRCATNIGEVRDTCLNGLVLLLSNRDELVVAESVVVIKKLLQMQPEQHSDIIKHMAKLTDNIQVPMARASILWLIGEYCEHVPKIAPDVLRKMAKSFTNEEDIVKLQIINLAAKLYLTNSKQTKLLTQYVLNLAKYDQNYDIRDRARFIRQLIVPTDKSGVLSKYAKKLFLALKPAPVLESPFKDRDHFQLGSLSHLLNAKAGGYQELPDWPEAAPDPSVRNVEVPEWTKCSSREKRKEKKVEKPFYSDSGGESGPTESADSESDMASGSESGSESGSEESGSESGSEESEEESESEKEEKKKKKKVDKSKVKKAAPESAESEQSSGEERKPVKKSKEPRSASESESEEEEESSSESSESESESEPESESDTDTKRKKKISSSKPPPKQPKKEKKEMSLLDLDDFDPTPSPQVTPVNNFLSSSLVTDLEGLSLTDSALSPVTISPTSSSVKTYELLHRITGEGLAVQYCFSRQPFSPDPHMVAVQIQFTNNTEAEAKNLSIQEPKLQSGMRIKEFPEIEVLPPGETISVVMGIDFCDSTQAANFQLCTHTRKFFVSIQPPVGELLVPVFMTENEFRKEQEKLLQLSVGQLMGMNEITERLSLGEKCQSDHVIVQRVTSAANLSRVPCGSEKECSLPLPLPPSSPPVPRFAGKTVTSGSLVLVTVVTKEGCAAQLTVNCEKMVIGTMLVKDILQALSQ